One stretch of Salmo trutta chromosome 7, fSalTru1.1, whole genome shotgun sequence DNA includes these proteins:
- the ldhd gene encoding putative D-lactate dehydrogenase, mitochondrial, producing MTFALRPTRRLYAHLSTSNFVQCRTIKKERTLKNGGWERVIPAFRSVCGEDGVSLGEAVREQHGRDESVHRCCPPDVVVWPRSVEEVSALAKICHHHHLPIIPFGTGTGLEGGVGALKGGVCFSLRNMDRVLDLHQEDFDVSVEPGVTRKGLNSYLRDTGLWFPVDPGADASLCGMAATSASGTNAVRYGTMRENVLNLEVVLADGSIIHTAGRGRRPRKTSAGYNLTNLFVGSEGTLGVITKTTLRLYGVPEAMVSAVCTFPSVQAAVDSTVQVLQTGVPIARIEFLDDVMIDACNSFNSLSYPVAPTLFLEFHGTEKSLEEQVTVTEEITQANGGSDFSWARDAETRGRLWKARHDAWYAALALRPGCKAYSTDVCVPLSRLPQIIVETKEDLMLNGLTGPIAGHVGDGNFHCIMVMDPNDQDEVIRVHEFTERLARRALALDGTCTGEHGVGLGKRALLREEMGPLAIEVMQGLKATLDPKNLMNPGKVL from the exons ATGACCTTCGCCTTGAGACCAACGCGACGCTTGTACGCTCACCTGTCAACGTCTAATTTTGTGCAGTGTCGCACTATCAAGAAAGAACGCACTTTAAAA AATGGTGGGTGGGAGCGGGTGATCCCTGCATTCCGCTCTGTGTGTGGTGAAGATGGAGTGTCCTTGGGTGAAGCAGTCAGGGAGCAACATGGCAGAGACGAGTCTGTACACAG ATGTTGCCCCCCAGACGTAGTGGTGTGGCCGCGGAGTGTGGAGGAGGTCAGTGCCCTCGCCAAGatctgccaccaccaccaccttcccATCATCCCCTTTGGCACAGGCACAGGCCTCGAGGGAGGAGTGGGTGCACTTAAG ggcgGGGTGTGTTTTAGTCTGAGGAACATGGACAGGGTGTTGGACCTCCATCAGGAGGACTTTGATGTGAGCGTGGAGCCAGGTGTGACACGCAAAGGCCTCAACTCCTACCTGAGAGACACGGGCCTGTGGTTTCCTGTCG ACCCTGGTGCAGACGCGTCTCTGTGTGGCATGGCTGCCACCAGTGCATCAGGCACCAATGCGGTGCGCTACGGCACCATGCGGGAGAAcgtactcaacctagaggtggtGCTGGCAGATGGATCCATCATCCACACAGCAGGCAGGGGGCGCCGGCCCCG GAAGACGTCAGCGGGCTACAACCTGACCAACCTGTTTGTGGGTTCAGAGGGCACTCTGGGGGTGATCACGAAGACCACCCTGCGTCTCTACGGGGTGCCAGAAGCCATGGTGTCTGCTGTGTGCACCTTCCCCTCTGTCCAGGCAGCAGTGGACAGCACTGTGCAGGTCCTCCAGACTGGAGTGCCCATCGCACGCATCG AGTTCCTTGATGATGTGATGATTGACGCCTGTAACAGCTTCAACTCGCTGTCCTACCCCGTGGCCCCCACTCTCTTCCTGGAGTTCCACGGCACTGAGAAGAGTCTGGAGGAGCAGGTTACCGTcacag AGGAGATCACGCAGGCTAACGGTGGGTCAGACTTTAGCTGGGCACGGGATGCAGAGACCCGCGGGCGCCTGTGGAAGGCACGACACGATGCCTGGTACGCTGCCCTGGCACTCAGACCGGGCTGCAAG GCCTACTCCACAGATGTGtgcgtccctctctctcgtctccctcAGATCATTGTGGAAACCAAGGAGGACCTGATGCTAAACGGACTCACAG GTCCGATCGCGGGTCATGTTGGAGATGGAAACTTCCATTGTATAATGGTCATGGACCCCAATGACCAGGATGAGGTCATTAGAGTTCATGAGTTCACTGAGCGACTGGCCag GAGAGCACTGGCCCTGGACGGGACATGTACGGGGGAGCACGGGGTGGGCCTGGGGAAACGAGCGTTGCTCCGAGAGGAGATGGGACCCCTGGCCATCGAGGTCATGCAGGGCCTCAAAGCCACCCTAGACCCCAAGAACCTCATGAATCCTGGGAAGGTTCTGTAG